The following proteins come from a genomic window of Bradysia coprophila strain Holo2 unplaced genomic scaffold, BU_Bcop_v1 contig_138, whole genome shotgun sequence:
- the LOC119073563 gene encoding gamma-butyrobetaine dioxygenase-like isoform X1: protein MFFNNVRSNTFVQFFTGNSKYLPKVVRRFNRTFYKSALCTGKINVQNDDKYVVLNCDDSKSLKYPIVWLRDNCQCKECFHGGSMSRIIDWSKFNVNVKIDNISFNDTAAELTIKWNDNHSSVHSFDWLRERSFDYANRREYLDTFYRPKKTLWNKDGYNQVLDKYKFIDLMYDNEALRSWLQSLSKNGVSIIENTPHSEQECRKLCDRVAFIRKTHYGEEFTVQAKPNTSNVAYLSTPLQLHTDLPYYGYKPGVILLHCLTQSQSSGGSNLLSDGFLAAERMKLDWEKYYEILTTTLVDWCDIGEENGEKFYSLHRAPIISLDHDGNVDGINYSVPQRDSRFSISIDKVDEWYKAKAKFVELIHEEAVTFKTKPGDIR from the exons atgtttttcaaTAACGTACGAAGTAACacatttgttcaatttttcaccggaaattcaaaatatttaccgaAAGTAGTGAGACGATTCAATCGAACTTTTTATAAGAGTGCCCTATGTACCggcaaaataaatgttcaaaatgATGATAAATATGTGGTGTTGAATTGTGATGATAGTAAAAGTTTAAAGTATCCAATAGTTTGGCTAAGAGACAACTGTCAATGTAAGGAATGCTTTCACGGTGGTTCAATGAGTAGAATTATTGATTGGAGTAAATTCAATGTGAATGTTAAAATCGACAATATTTCG tTCAACGACACAGCGGCGGAATTGACTATAAAATGGAACGACAATCATTCTTCCGTGCATAGCTTCGATTGGTTAAGGGAACGCAGTTTTGATTATGCCAATCGACGGGAGTACTTGGACACATTCTATCGACCGAAAAAAACGTTGTGGAATAAGGACGGCTATAACCAAGTGTTGgacaaatataaatttatagaTTTGATGTACGATAATGAAG CTCTTAGATCCTGGCTGCAATCCTTATCCAAAAACGGCGTttcaattattgaaaatacacCGCACTCCGAACAGGAATGCCGAAAGCTGTGCGATCGTGTGGCGTTTATTCGTAAAACCCACTACGGTGAAGAGTTTACGGTCCAAGCCAAACCAAACACGTCGAACGTAGCCTATTTGTCAACGCCACTGCAATTGCATACTGATCTCCCATATTACGGCTACAAACCCGGCGTAATTCTATTGCATTGCTTGACACAGTCTCAATCGTCCGGAGGTTCGAATTTGTTGTCCGATGGTTTTTTGGCGGCTGAACGAATGAAATTAGACTGGGAAAAGTATTACGAGATCTTGACGACCACATTGGTGGATTGGTGTGATATTGGCGAAGAGAATGGTGAGAAGTTTTACAGCTTACATCGGGCACCAATTATTAG TTTGGACCATGACGGAAATGTTGATGGAATCAACTACAGTGTACCACAGAGGGACAgtcgattttccatttctattgataaggtggACGAGTGGTACAAGGCTAAAGCCAAATTTGTTGAGCTGATTCATGAAGAAGCAGTTACGTTTAAGACTAAACCAG GAGACATTCGATAA
- the LOC119073187 gene encoding odorant receptor 67d-like: MKERNNTTRTLKQSFQFIDIFGTVLGWKLGYEIKTNIRFWFTMILFAFSWLQIFFTQFKNVANGENKKIFQAFALYGISISCSLRIRCFFKYYKEITALHRFSFKITRLAGNNATELLKRRQRYNLRIYIFIALVEITSVLIFLYNPMKLFIFNGELVSILPIEIVFIDQTELSGFLLANSIMTVMGVYAVVGSLYVGFQFYAIILNYSIQIDLIELDVKQLDAFWGNTAKSTLSDRYFLLRNICQKCQDKYNYIGEMKKIFDQTIYLYFAAVYISQIICLYEVKVENWNSGYGIAYGLFIEMLLQCLFGTRATILNERLCYILTQSNWYTYDVYSQKKFLILLGSCMNSKDLWIGPLAPLSVITGIQILKSIYTYYTFLTEAV; this comes from the exons atgaaagaacGCAATAACACCACCAGAACTTTGAAACAATCGTTTCAATTTATAGACATCTTTGGTACAGTGTTGGGTTGGAAACTTGGCTACGAAATTAAAACTAATATTAGATTTTGGTTTACTATGATTCTTTTCGCTTTTTCGTggcttcaaatattttttacacaaTTCAAGAATGTTGCAAACggtgaaaataagaaaattttccaagcGTTTGCTTTGTATGGAATATCAATATCG TGTTCACTTAGGATCAGGTGCTTTTTTAAATACTACAAAGAAATAACGGCATTGCACAGATTTAGTTTTAAAATCACACGACTAGCTGGTAACAATGCAACCGAGCTATTGAAGAGGCGACAACGTTACAACTTGAGAATATACATATTCATTGCTTTGGTGGAAATAACATCAGTCCTAATATTCTTGTACAATCCAATGAAGTTGTTTATATTCAATGGCGAGCTGGTGTCAATTTTACCCATTGAAATAGTGTTCATCGATCAGACGGAATTGTCCGGGTTTTTATTGGCAAATTCTATTATGACTGTAATGGGTGTCTACGCAGTTGTCGGTTCGCTGTACGTCGGCTTTCAATTTTACGCTATAATCTTAAATTACTCGATCCAAATTGATCTCATCGAGCTTGATGTCAAACAACTAGACGCATTTTGGGGTAACACTGCAAAAAGCACTTTGTCGGATCGATATTTTCTACTTAGAAACATCTGCCAGAAATGCCAAGATAAATATAA TTATATTggagaaatgaagaaaatttttgaccaAACCATTTACTTGTACTTTGCGGCTGTGTACATATCACAAATCATTTGCTTGTACGAAGTTAAAGTG GAAAACTGGAATTCAGGCTATGGAATCGCGTATGGGTTGTTTATCGAAATGTTGTTGCAATGCTTATTTGGAACAAGGGCAACAATTTTA AACGAGCGACTGTGCTATATACTAACACAATCCAATTGGTATACCTACGATGTGTACTcgcagaagaaatttttgattttgctaGGATCGTGTATGAATTCCAAAGATTTGTGGATCGGACCTCTAGCACCACTGTCAGTAATAACTGGAATACAG ATACTGAAAAGCATCTATACGTACTACACGTTTTTAACGGAAGCTGTTTAG
- the LOC119073599 gene encoding SAGA-associated factor 29 — translation MSAEAAAFQVQERLRALQGLIHDIDNERRRNEQNLNSIFRTQEKLSFDAMQQSSLQQKIRTLYKIGLHDASQEENLLRQALAKIQEIRAIRNERRIHARNSGNKETIRRGALMKMLEISAQTLPLFVSKIGETKIPALCGCIPADSSYVAKPGDMVAALVKGLEEDENWILAEVVSFLPNQNKYEVDDIDEEQKDRHILSKCRVIPLPLMRANPETDASALFSKGTMVNALYPQTTCFYKAIINQLPQAATDEYELLFEDAAYADGFSPPLYVPQRYVIAYKQTKKFGSVSS, via the exons atGTCAGCAGAAGCTGCAGCTTTTCAAGTTCAG GAACGTCTGCGCGCTCTTCAAGGGTTGATTCATGACATCGACAATGAAAGGCGACGTAACGAACAGAACCTGAACAGCATCTTTCGAACTCAGGAAAAACTGTCATTCGACGCCATGCAACAAAGTTCATTGCAGCAAAAAATTCGTACATTGTACAAGATCGGCCTACACGACGCCTCCCAAGAAGAGAATCTTCTGCGTCAGGCGTTGGCCAAAATCCAAGAAATTCGAGCCATACGAAACGAGCGTCGAATTCACGCACGAAATTCTGGTAACAAGGAAACGATTCGTCGAGGAGCGCTgatgaaaatgttggaaatatCAGCGCAAACACTACCGTTGTTCGTCAGTAAAATCGGCGAAACGAAAATTCCAGCTCTATGCGGTTGCATCCCAGCAGATTCGTCGTACGTGGCAAAACCAGGAGATATGGTTGCGGCATTGGTCAAAGGTCTCGAAGAAgatgaaaattggattttggCCGAAGTCGTGTCCTTCTTGCCGAACCAAAATAAATACGAAGTGGATGACATTGACGAGGAGCAGAAAGATCGTCATATTTTGAGTAAATGTCGCGTGATTCCGTTGCCGTTGATGCGAGCAAATCCTGAAACCGATGCTAGCGCATTGTTTTCCAAGGGTACCATGGTGAACGCTTTGTATCCACAAACGACCTGCTTTTACAAAGCAATCATCAATCAATTGCCGCAGGCTGCCACCGATGAATATGAACTG CTATTCGAGGATGCTGCATATGCTGATGGATTTTCGCCCCCATTGTATGTACCGCAACGGTATGTGATTGCTTACAAGCAGACAAAGAAGTTTGGCAGCGTGTCAAGTTGA
- the LOC119073635 gene encoding charged multivesicular body protein 4c has protein sequence MSFFGKMFGAKKEPTLTTGDAIQKLKETENMLLKKQDFLEKKIEIELAEARKNGTKNKRAAIAALKRKKRYEKQLQQIDGTLSTIEMQREALESANTNTNVLTTMKVASDALKAAHNSMDVDQVHDMMEDIAEQQDVAKEISDAISNPVAFGNDIDEDELEKELEELEQEELDKELLGVGGPATELPEVPTDELKDKTKVKKKPVAAGPVEDDDEDMKQLMSWAN, from the exons ATGAGTTTTTTCGGGAAAATGTTTGGTGCAAAGAAGGAGCCCACGCTGACAACGGGTGATGCGATTCAAAAACTGAAGGAAACGGAGAATATGTTGCTAAAGAAACAGGattttttggaaaagaaaatagaaatcgaATTGGCCGAAGCTAGGAAAAACGGAACGAAAAACAAACGAG CCGCAATTGCAGCCTTGAAACGAAAGAAGCGATATGAAAAGCAATTACAACAAATCGACGGAACACTGTCGACAATCGAAATGCAAAGAGAAGCACTGGAAAGTGCAAACACGAACACCAACGTATTGACTACGATGAAAGTTGCTTCCGATGCTCTTAAGGCAGCCCACAACAGCAT GGATGTCGATCAAGTTCATGACATGATGGAAGATATTGCTGAACAACAAGACGTAGCCAAGGAAATTAGTGATGCCATTTCGAATCCAGTCGCTTTCG GAAATGATATTGACGAAGACGAATTAGAAAAGGAATTGGAAGAATTGGAACAAGAAGAGTTAGACAAAGAATTGCTCGGTGTCGGTGGTCCAGCGACGGAACTGCCAGAAGTACCAACGGATGAACTCAAGGATAAGACAAAAGTCAAAAAGAAGC cCGTTGCTGCTGGTCCGGTTGAAGATGACGATGAAGATATGAAGCAGTTGATGTCGTGGGCCAATTGA
- the LOC119073563 gene encoding gamma-butyrobetaine dioxygenase-like isoform X2, with amino-acid sequence MFFNNVRSNTFVQFFTGNSKYLPKVVRRFNRTFYKSALCTGKINVQNDDKYVVLNCDDSKSLKYPIVWLRDNCQCKECFHGGSMSRIIDWSKFNVNVKIDNISFNDTAAELTIKWNDNHSSVHSFDWLRERSFDYANRREYLDTFYRPKKTLWNKDGYNQVLDKYKFIDLMYDNEALRSWLQSLSKNGVSIIENTPHSEQECRKLCDRVAFIRKTHYGEEFTVQAKPNTSNVAYLSTPLQLHTDLPYYGYKPGVILLHCLTQSQSSGGSNLLSDGFLAAERMKLDWEKYYEILTTTLVDWCDIGEENGEKFYSLHRAPIISLDHDGNVDGINYSVPQRDSRFSISIDKVDEWYKAKAKFVELIHEEAVTFKTKPGKILKFDNTRCLHGRTGYTDQANNTRHLIGAYLDWDEIYSRLRVLTLAKEKSTFPRHLYWSDSFGMRTARQMEVKRMSN; translated from the exons atgtttttcaaTAACGTACGAAGTAACacatttgttcaatttttcaccggaaattcaaaatatttaccgaAAGTAGTGAGACGATTCAATCGAACTTTTTATAAGAGTGCCCTATGTACCggcaaaataaatgttcaaaatgATGATAAATATGTGGTGTTGAATTGTGATGATAGTAAAAGTTTAAAGTATCCAATAGTTTGGCTAAGAGACAACTGTCAATGTAAGGAATGCTTTCACGGTGGTTCAATGAGTAGAATTATTGATTGGAGTAAATTCAATGTGAATGTTAAAATCGACAATATTTCG tTCAACGACACAGCGGCGGAATTGACTATAAAATGGAACGACAATCATTCTTCCGTGCATAGCTTCGATTGGTTAAGGGAACGCAGTTTTGATTATGCCAATCGACGGGAGTACTTGGACACATTCTATCGACCGAAAAAAACGTTGTGGAATAAGGACGGCTATAACCAAGTGTTGgacaaatataaatttatagaTTTGATGTACGATAATGAAG CTCTTAGATCCTGGCTGCAATCCTTATCCAAAAACGGCGTttcaattattgaaaatacacCGCACTCCGAACAGGAATGCCGAAAGCTGTGCGATCGTGTGGCGTTTATTCGTAAAACCCACTACGGTGAAGAGTTTACGGTCCAAGCCAAACCAAACACGTCGAACGTAGCCTATTTGTCAACGCCACTGCAATTGCATACTGATCTCCCATATTACGGCTACAAACCCGGCGTAATTCTATTGCATTGCTTGACACAGTCTCAATCGTCCGGAGGTTCGAATTTGTTGTCCGATGGTTTTTTGGCGGCTGAACGAATGAAATTAGACTGGGAAAAGTATTACGAGATCTTGACGACCACATTGGTGGATTGGTGTGATATTGGCGAAGAGAATGGTGAGAAGTTTTACAGCTTACATCGGGCACCAATTATTAG TTTGGACCATGACGGAAATGTTGATGGAATCAACTACAGTGTACCACAGAGGGACAgtcgattttccatttctattgataaggtggACGAGTGGTACAAGGCTAAAGCCAAATTTGTTGAGCTGATTCATGAAGAAGCAGTTACGTTTAAGACTAAACCAGGTAAAATCTTAAA ATTCGATAATACACGTTGTCTGCATGGTCGTACCGGATACACAGATCAAGCCAATAATACTAGACACTTGATCGGTGCTTATTTGGACtgggatgaaatttactccaGACTTCGGGTTCTGACGCTGGCTAAAGAGAAGTCAACCTTTCCACGGCACTTATATTGGAGTGATTCGTTCGGCATGAGAACGGCCCGTCAAATGGAAGTGAAACGAATgtcgaattaa
- the LOC119073470 gene encoding protein lethal(2)denticleless translates to MNDAIRFREYQRGNSNLRNYDVALRRLRVHESDQWKGIAPPPIAYDFNPEPPIFSSKFANFGQNKHILAISNEEGMIALQDTNLKKSAPESEKMLIGQQCHNNAIFDLEWMPGDMKFVSASGDHSAKLWDVRDSNFVESRVFKGHSRSVKTAAFRKTDSAVFATGGRDGAIYIWDTRTVSHVHTMRADNCILSGHAAGPGTPQSHKKRTSTRVTPKLQPTISTNSITGLIFQDDDSLVSCGAGDGIIKVWDLRRHYGSFKKEPLPKFSIPYPGTSTSKGYSNLLIDSSGLRLYVNCLDNNIYCYNLATYSPKPIMQYVGLVNKSFYIKSCLSPDGQYLLSGSSEEKAYIWNVNNSQPLATLCGHRAEVTCVAWSQTKDLRVVTCSDDARHKVWRVGPEFIDNDQSELYPCYTETVNEYMANKTKVRLKGLLNTPRSLKRLVERNETTPSTTECFGTKRSFHDMAYDLHCYEGNEPKRQHIETRGRRLFSPPSTSTGYLGRVSEFGCSANLASILEETELQSEQVSSLRSPSKYENSPTKQQNHKILLSPLSERLNRNFMSPEMPGSSSSMDPAIFSPTHNLPNYVVSGEAPHLIAQSPKRKLKENVKSDWLTTMRKQKLMNSTSLNRQMTAKLTDPAAHNSDLLPDESLMSPRSVKSSDHSPRVYPVPKRRTSRSGSNDSLAPRTPTSRRQSILNFFSVMQSPNQSTSRIKS, encoded by the exons ATGAACGATGCAATAAGATTTCGAGAATATCAACGTGGTAATT CTAATTTACGCAATTATGATGTTGCCTTGCGACGTCTTCGTGTTCACGAAAGTGATCAATGGAAGGGTATTGCACCACCACCGATAGCTTATGACTTCAATCCTGAGCCACCCATTTTTTCGTCGAAATTCGCCAATTTTGGACAAAATAAACACATTCTGGCCATTTCTAATGAGGAAGGCATG ATTGCGTTGCAAGACACTAATTTGAAGAAAAGTGCTCCGGAGAGTGAAAAAATGCTAATTGGACAACAGTGTCACAACAATGCCATCTTTGATTTGGAATGGATGCCGGGCGATATGAAATTTGTATCAGCATCAG GTGATCATTCAGCCAAACTATGGGACGTGCGTGATTCAAACTTCGTTGAATCTCGTGTTTTTAAAGGACATAGCCGCTCAGTGAAAACGGCTGCATTTCGTAAAACCGATTCGGCTGTTTTTGCGACGGGAG GTAGGGATGGTGCAATATACATTTGGGACACACGAACAGTTTCGCATGTTCATACGATGCGAGCGGATAATTGTATCTTAAGCGGGCATGCGGCTGGTCCAGGAACACCACAGTCACACAAGAAACGGACATCAACAAGAGTTACGCCGAAACTACAGCCAACTATATCTACAAATAGCATCACCGGTCTAATATTTCAG GATGATGATTCGCTTGTGTCGTGCGGGGCTGGCGATGGAATAATCAAAGTGTGGGATCTTCGACGCCACTATGGCAGCTTCAAAAAAGAGCCTCTACCGAAATTTAGCATTCCATATCCTGGTACATCAACATCGAAAGGCTATTCAAACCTCCTGATTGACAGTTCCGGTCTCAGACTGTACGTCAATTGTTTAGACAATAACATTTACTGCTACAACTTGGCCACATACTCACCGAAGCCAATAATGCAATATGTAGGCTTAGTCAACaaatcattttatattaaatcgTGTTTAAGCCCAGACGGACAATATCTACTTAGTGGAAGTAGCGAAGAGAAAGCGTACATATGGAATGTGAACAATTCACAGCCGTTGGCGACACTGTGCGG CCATCGTGCCGAAGTAACATGCGTGGCATGGAGTCAAACGAAAGACTTACGAGTTGTGACTTGCAGTGACGATGCAAGGCATAAAGTGTGGCGAGTCGGTCCGGAATTTATCGACAATGATCAAAGCGAACTGTATCCATGCTATACGGAAACTGTTAACGAGTACATGGCAAATAAAACCAAAGTTCGGCTTAAGGGATTGTTGAACACACCGCGGTCGTTGAAAAGACTCGTTGAACGAAATGAAACCACACCCAGTACGACAGAATGTTTCGGTACTAAACGAAGTTTTCATGATATGGCCTACGATTTGCACTGTTACGAAGGCAACGAACCCAAGCGGCAACACATTGAAACAAGAGGTCGAAGACTTTTCAGTCCACCATCTACTTCTACTGGTTACTTAGGTCGTGTCAGTGAATTTGGATGTTCAGCGAATTTGGCTTCGATTTTGGAAGAGACTGAACTACAATCGGAACAGGTATCGAGTTTACGGTCTCCCAGCAAGTACGAAAATTCCCCAACGAAACAGCAAAATCACAAAATACTGTTGTCTCCGCTGAGCGAACGGCTCAATCGAAACTTCATGTCACCGGAAATGCCAGGTTCGTCGTCATCGATGGATCCCGCTATATTTTCGCCCACGCACAATTTGCCAAACTATGTCGTCAGTGGTGAGGCTCCACATTTGATAGCACAATCACCAAAGCGAAAACTGAAAGAAAACGTGAAAAGTGATTGGTTGACAACGATGCGGAAGCAGAAACTGATGAATTCAACATCGCTGAACCGACAAATGACCGCCAAGCTGACTGATCCGGCCGCACACAATTCCGATCTTCTTCCGGATGAGAGTTTAATGTCACCCCGATCGGTGAAGTCATCGGATCATAGTCCTCGTGTCTATCCTGTACCCAAACGACGAACGTCACGGAGTGGATCGAACGATTCCCTAGCGCCACGAACACCTACAAGTCGACGACAGTcgatcttaaattttttttctgttatgcAAAGTCCTAATCAAAGCACATCTCGAATTAAAAGTTAG
- the LOC119073534 gene encoding beta-1,3-galactosyltransferase 1-like: MSSRKFQFNDEIILYSDDEDGDYLDSNENNRLIGSNDGWHHKNRRKEKKYCNPCPTLGIVLMCILVSLYIFLYNVYTSNSPSRALSISGWDRNTTRDTASYVFPDNNTTIIEPFNVCNDKLFLLVIVCSSAVNHETRQTIRETWGNVTEFNYSFFAKMHTRFNGTYLGIKYKDWHNYSTSSSQLDPSHHNFSVKVLFLLGQTPNNETQAKINTESDVYGDVIQESFLDTYNNLTLKTVMMLKWVNRNCLKNTKFLMKCDDDTFVNIPNLLHVLLGGTVPVYNATIQEYDQHSIQAKLGANRLNQYKELLLGLRFCNSKPIANISSKWYTPMYMYSGNIYPAYLSGTGYVMSMDVVEKLYKTSLSTQLFHLEDVYLTGICAESAKIAPRNHQLFSYQSYKNICELKGMITKHEFTANDIRKAYEFVTNTKAFCPKPDKYFRVRRAKKNSRGCK; this comes from the exons ATGAGCAGCAGAAAGTTTCAATTCAacgatgaaataattttatattctGACGATGAGGATGGCGATTATTTGGACAGTAACGAGAACAATAGACTTATTGGGTCGAACGACGGATGGCACCATAAAAaccgaagaaaagaaaagaaatactGCAATCCGTGTCCAACACTTGGAATTGTTTTGATGTGTATTTTGGTGTCGTTGTACATTTTCTTGTACAATGTGTATACCAGCAATTCACCATCTAGAGCGC TTTCAATAAGTGGTTGGGATCGAAATACCACACGAGACACAGCCAGTTATGTTTTCCCGGACAATAACACAACAATAATAGAACCGTTCAATGTTTGCAACGACAAACTCTTTCTATTGGTGATCGTGTGTTCGTCTGCTGTCAACCACGAAACACG ACAAACCATACGTGAGACATGGGGTAATGTAACTGAATTTAATTACTCATTTTTCGCCAAAATGCATACTCGTTTCAACGGAACGTATTTGGGCATCAAATACAAAGACTGGCACAACTACAGCACATCATCGTCACAATTGGACCCTAGTCATCACAATTTTTCGGTAaaggttttgtttttattgggCCAGACACCTAACAATGAGACTCAAGCGAAAATAAACACCGAAAGCGATGTATACGGCGATGTGATACAGGAAAGTTTCCTTGATACGTACAACAATTTAACACTCAAAACGGTTATGATGCTGAAATGGGTGAACCGAAACTGTCTAAAGAATA CTAAATTCCTAATGAAATGTGACGACGACACTTTCGTAAATATTCCAAATCTTCTGCATGTTTTACTCGGCGGAACAGTTCCAGTTTACAATGCAACGATACAAGAGTACGATCAGCATAGTATCCAAGCGAAATTGGGGGCAAATCGATTAAATCAATACAAAGAACTACTGCTGGGCCTTCGGTTCTGCAATTCGAAACCAATTGCCAACATCAGCAGCAAATGGTATACGCCCATGTACATGTATAGTGGTAACATATATCCGGCATATTTATCTGGCACCGGCTATGTTATGTCCATGGATGTTGTGGAGAAACTGTACAAAACGTCACTGTCAACGCAgctgtttcatttggaagatGTTTACTTGACTG GTATCTGTGCGGAATCGGCAAAAATAGCGCCACGAAATCATCAACTGTTCAGCTACCAGTCCTACAAGAACATTTGTGAACTGAAAGGTATGATAACAAAACATGAATTTACCGCTAACGATATTCGGAAAGCTTACGAATTCGTAACGAATACAAAAGCCTTTTGCCCGAAACCGGATAAGTACTTCCGCGTCCGACGTGCGAAGAAAAATAGCAGAGGTTGCAAATGA